GCACAAAAACAAAGATGATGCATTATGCAAATTCTATTCATAACATTCATAACAAAGAGCTTATACTTAGAAATATTtcacttttttcatttttctgtaGATTTCCTACTTCTGTAAATACTAGCAAATATCTGAAAGAAAATATCCtacacattttttgataaaatatttgagaaaaATATAACAGAGCTACAAAATGATATTGGTTTGTGATATTACCTGTGTCAGACTTCATGAGTGCAGCAGAGTAGCTGTAGGAGTTATCTGAATAGGTAGAAAATGTATAGACATCACCGGAACTGGTTCCACTGGCTCCGCCACTATAGTAGCCAGAGGAGGAGGCAACCACATCCGAGGAACCTGCTGCCATCTCCGACTCGGTCTCTGTGGCACATGTGGCAACACACTGTTGCTGTTAGACAGAGGACATTAATTTATTAACTCTTGTTATCACTGTTCAAACCTTTCGTAATGCAGAATTAtgcaattgttttttttcaaactttgtgCCATTTCAACTTCAGAAAATGATGTACATTGTTATTTTCTCAAATAAACAAAAGCAGTAGCACTAGTCtgcaaaatgtatatatgttatgcTAAAAAATGCTATTACACTAAATTATCAAGTTATAGGAATTTAACGATTTGAGAGTTATAAAATGATGACAATAACAACACCTACCGGAGGCGCAGTTTCCATTTTTTGTGCAGTACATCCTTCTCTCTCATTGATGGTGAAGTCATGGCGTTTAACTCCTGCCACACACACATCAGCCACAGATCTGTTCAGGTACTGCTCCAGTGGTATCTACAACACAAAGTCAACATCAAACAAAGGCACTAGGGTATTCTTTTGTGCTTGACTTTTATTTCTACCGGATATAATTGTAGACTTAAGTTATGATTACGGTATAAAATATATCCATTTGAACCATTACAATGATAAATCAATACCCACCTCCTCTATTTCTGATCCAACTTGTTTTTCATAGTGAACCGAGATTGTCTCTGATAAATAGGAGAATTTTTCTGCTAGATCTGAAATGAGTCTTGCTACAGAGGTTGAAGCTGGCAGGTTGAGTGTGTGCTTGATACCTGCACAGTTCACATCGACCATGTCTCGGACAACACAAAGGATCTTTTGCTCGTCTGCCACGCAAACATTCTGGTCAAACATCAAACACAAATGTCAATGAATATTTTCAAGATAAATCATCTGATGAAAATGGTATGGAacttaatgaaaaatataagcCATAAATATAAGGATTTGATTGAACTGTTATCAAAGAtttaaactagaaatatgtctgttagacattaagtgctcgctaagtacttcctaaccttaaagatgctccaccgccgacagaggataaatgatattcgtcatttgaacaataattggtgtttaatcatgtatatgatagtctaattaaaacaaaaaataatataaaataatttattttgcctttggtacatgcgcaatcagtacttcattccatataggatatatagTGACACtcaattttttcgggatgcaattaattatttttcatatttttaacttgaagtaaaattagaagctcaaacttttaaatggtggtaatggtgtaaagtgagtaacttttgtaactgaagaaaaatactaaatcatctgcttctgtttttaatagtgaaaaaataccatttgtcagcggcggagcatctttaatttccGCTATATATCATCCTCTGCAACAGGTGTACCTAGCAGtttcgctcattatccttgggactattgcaaggagatggtttacgcccttggtgcattgtaataaatatcttcctttacttcatcagaactttaacgtagaccgtcccttctgtgacgtcatacgtttgttaCGTCGCTATCCGAATCCcggcaaacgtattttatttctccgtacccatCTATTACAACTCGCTTCTGAAATCGGCATTCGAGCAAGTATTTCGTCTAGAACCTTTTCGAGTGTTTACTTGAAGTGTATCAATATAAAGGTGTGCCAATCGGTAAAAACTAACAAGGGTagatgaataacataaaacgttgaaaagtgcTACAGATTCgcctattttttaacattttcagaccaaAATTTAAGGGGCTGTAGGAAGCAAATCggtcataatttgaaaaataatgcggtgaggtatactttttattggcttaTCGTATTGCAAATAAGCCAGtcttcatggaaattctaaaaaatcgatttttcttgagatcattttttcagaaaaaaagaaaacattactatttttatgcaatttttcactaaaattgggtccggacttaattttaaaataacgatatttcgttttattgtggaaaacccaGCTTATTGGATATAGTAATGAATtctatatcacctactgaaggtatgaacatgttacaggtatattatttatatgttaagggatgctacagggaggaaatatcatttatttaaaaatccttaaaatccggattattaagtcatttgtacatatctttaagctaccctggaagaaaaattaacccggtgacatatgatttttatgcggtttttgtgatcagagtatacctaaaatcaaaatatcaaaaaatgaacgaaatccaTGAGAGGAAActagaagggacggtctaccttaatgtgaaattactttgaggttctttgttatataaaagtgtgtttattaatcatattgatattgatacaataaacttgttttgttgttcaaaatagtcgtccactAGAACATCGCccagtctctgtgcacgtggtgacttacctgtgcCCTGCTTGAACGCATTTCTGGGGTAtattagatctagagctcagacacttagattgatattttataatgtgtgtttttttttattctgtttctctcatgcaaagctgtgtaattttataattattaattagaactgcagcaaatgCGGTCTATGGTCACAGGGTTTAGTAAGCGATAGCTATATAGTACAATGTACACTTAGGACGATGTGAAATAAGTTAAATATGTGGCCGGTACTAAAAACTATCtgtttcattattttcttttattgactgtatAAACCTGAATTGCATTTTGTTGTTTCGGAAGTATCCAATGTGTATCAAATGCTTAGAATATTGTGACCcatgcaagagtttgtatgatacgcgcttgaagtttacacaaaacaaatgcgtttagcactgtgaaatgtcactgttgttaatttatagtagattatcgctgacaagtatatcttaatatatgtttttgaaagtttggtgtCAATAAATCATGGTGAAATCAAATGAACGCTATAAGACACTGACTTCCGGTAACGCATGCGCAGTTGGAATCTGTGCATAGTGGATATACACAGACTCTACAtccgacaaggaaaataatagtatGAGTACACTTGCACTAAAAACATTAATCAAGGCTAAGCTCTTGTACTAAATGTACCATtgacaaatatacattgtatgtattaataaaatcttaagAAAAGTGCCTTCAagattttttggaaaaaaaaaaacacctaaaatttcataatgataaaatgATCAGATTACACTCAGGTGTAAGAATTACTTCCCCTTAGCAATAAACTTGTAACCCAATAATTTCATGTTTCAGCTAATCAGAATTTAGACACAAGCTTaagggtttcattatctttcaggagatCGAGCTGTGTGGTACCATTGCAATTTCAAAGGGGGGGGTTCTGTAATATATGTATGCTAACTAATAcaatttagcccaaatcaggcgCTACCACAGCCAGGTATAACCAGCAACAAGTACTATTTATACCATcacctgatattgaaacccctgtaCACACAACTTGTAAATGGTAACTTTGCTTTCTAGGAGATGTTAAGGGTCATAATActtaactatcaacaaaaagtcaagttagatttgaccctgatattgttagtatttgtagatgtcgttgaaattaatttatatcaatgaatatttataatgaatcAATGATTtattaataactttggtacagcagttgatgaaagtcgatacttgtaaacatggcTTCATTTttaactggtcgccatagaggTTACGTTTATTGCCAAACAGAAGCCGCAAAGTTCATGTCACCTGTTCTCGGAAGAGTTTGGACGGACATTGCATAGATACGGTGTCATCTAACTTTGGTTTGTTTGACTAAACGAGACCCACCTAGCAATGttcaatattatttgatttttttttatcaaaagtttcccTATCATTATCGCTCACCTTGTCTttgatttagtcctgtctctgcatgatttacaacaggatttttttttcaaaattcttctaaatcatgaaaaaaataagacagatatatataccgtattttccggacaatatGCCGCACCTGTGTATAAGCAGAAGAGGTctttttttacgattttttaaggtttagtacatgtataagacGCACCGTTATATAAGCTACACCCAAAAATTAGGCCCATGCACCCACGTAATCATCTGTGAATATGATCGATCTCTTATGAAGTACGACAATGCTTATCGATTGATAAGAATCAtgaaaactgtctgtaaacttgtacttcaaatatttaataaaaaaaactcacaATGATGCAAATATCAAAATGGatttggtcatgtttctgttcgtTGTTACTCTGCCATTACCTAAGCCtacttgtgtgtaaacaaaGTTGTTAAACAAACACGGCGGCTGTACAAATTCACGCTTACTCTCTGTCATATTTCAGCATGCTggttaaaatactttcttcagtatgcataccattttattttatctctattttgatatattttgcatattaattatattgatgtataAATGATTTCTGTATTATAAGGCTTGCATCATTTACCTAAAATTTACTTCGTTTAGATAGTTCTCTATCAACTTgccatcccatgatgcaattcaatgaagccttatttttgtaaacttctgGATATGACCTCGTGGTGTgataaaacaattttacgaattaacatgcatctgatacgtaattattttcatctttaatatattttcattgcatattttatcttttaaacacctttacagtgattttttcgatgtataactttacaaaactggCGAGTAAATCTTACAAtgttcacatgtgaatcacgatgtaataattcaaaaacatcgtcagattttggttttcgtccacagaTTAGCAGCACTGCATGGTGTATAAGCCGCACTCCagattttcagggaaaaaagtcgCGGCTTACACTCCGGAAAACATGGTATATGGATGTTCTATATATGATACtgtcaaaaacaactttaacTCACTGTTGTAGATACCCATTCATAAATGTTATTAAACCATTCAAAAACTTTTGTATGGATTTAGTGACATTGATTAGAGATAAAAAGTTTCATTATCAGTGTTCACAAGGCATAAAGTAAAAGATCACTATATATTAAAGAACATAGCTATTTGTTTTACTTATATTGCCTGTCAATGCTGTTGACATAAAGGAAAGCCTGGACTTGTGTCCAAAATAAGTAGTGTGATAATAATGTATGATATCACTAGATCACTCAAACAAACTGAAACTAAAATTTGTATGGATGATGAAGTCTAAACGGAATGTGAAGCTTTCTTTATTTGATCGATTTAGattcaaatgtttatttttaaattattaatcattattaaaaattgttattatctaGCAACAATATGTCAGTGATTTCACAATAATAACAATGACATGGTGCAATGATTATCAATGTTGAGTTGCAGTAAGCAGCAGTCATTTTTCAGCAAAGCTGTCCCAGTTTTTGCTTCTTTAAACCAATTTTTATTCTTACCTCTATTGGCACGACTTGAGTGTTTTCGCCAGTTACCATCTTGAATGGTATTTATgccgtatttattttatcatctCCTTTTCCTTCGCTTGTGAATATCTACAGCAACTGATTAATGGAAGTATGGCTGCCGAATAGAGGAAATCTCGCGATATCGCACACTACGTGAACACAAACGTGACTTCAAACTTCCTTTCCGGTTGTGCTCCAGAACGAACATGAGGTGAAAATTTACTCTGCTGAACAATCCGTATTAATCTTCGATCTAACGCATGGAAAACTGTCTATCTGTATACAAACTTTTGTCTTTGAATTGCATTCCTTCATATTTTGGATAAAACGTCCATTAAACCTCGTAATTTCGGATATTTTTCAAAACACTAAGGCCTAACATCCACCTACATTTCACAACGACGTGGAAGTTGTCCATTAAAGTAGTGTAACGAAAATGGAAATGATTAATATCTAAAGTGAATCTCGAGGGTAACAACAACCGTTTAATATGTCGaagaaaatatattgtaattaaaaatgCACGTTTTTGGAACATAAACTGGCACATTCAATTTGTGTCTAAATTGCCAATTTTAATGTGGAATGGACAGGCTATATGGCGTGTTAAAACTAAAAGTTGAAAGTTGAAAATTTGTCATGTAATTAGAttaaaaatttgttaatttaGACCTTTCTGACCTACCACTGAATTATTTGTTggatgtaataaaaaaaaatatcaaaatttgtcaagcatttctttttttttcttttacctccccatatttaaataaaagttGCCCTGTTCATTTTCTACTAGTACTGTACTGTAGTGCAATCTGTTAATGACTGATTCATGTTGGCACATAACACTTATAGATCTATTTAAACACTTTCTTTATTTCCAGCAAAATTTCAAGGGACAACCTTTACGAGGCCATTAACGCGGTCCTCACCGCCTCACAGGAGAAGAAGAGGAAGTTCACTCAGTCTGTTGAACTTCAGATTGTTCTGAAGAACTATGATCCCCAAAAGGACAAGCGTTTCTCTGGAACCGTCAAGTATGCATCACTATTTTCCTGACTACAGTGCTAAAGAAAAAGATCAGGACCACCACCCTGGGTCGTAAAATAACTGGGAAGGTATCCTTTATGATGCCGACAAATGATGCCCCTATTGTATTTTAACTGACCCCCACCCAGGGTCATTAAAGAACTGGGGAGACCTTTGTAAGTTCAAGGTCGACTATTGATGTACTATTCATATTACTCCTGAGAAATTCCGTCTCTGTGACTTCGGACACAGGCTGGACAAGGCTTTGGTATGTAATCCTAAGTGTTGCCATACCTATTACCCAAACACATTCCTGATTCTGGATATTAGGCCTCGTAGATGCATTGACATGTAGTTTTACATTTCTATGTTTTTGGTGATATAATTATTATGTGAATTTTTTTTGGAGTTAAAGTTGCTTATGGGTTCATTTTTGTGtcaaaaaaatatcttaattacaTCTAGAATTACATTAACTCGTTCATTTTTTAGACTGAGGCATATTCCACGTCCCAAGATGAGAGTATGTGTTCTTGGAGATCAGGTACACTGTGACCAGGCAAACGCCAACAAGATTCCATGCATGGATGCCGACTCCTTGAAGAAATTGAACAAGGACAAGAAATTGGTGAAGAAACTGGGTAAGATTTAGAATGAAATGATTTAAGAGGGTGGAGAAATAATGTAGCGCAAGGTGTTGGAGGATGCCTGGTGGTGTAATTAATActaaataataaaaagatatattaaaCTTTTGCAGAGTTGTAGTTTGCAGATATGGAATTAAATACAACACTTGCTTCTTCAAAGTTGTTGGTACAGAAATACACCAACATAAAAGACATTGTTCCTGccaatgatgatgataaaaattTTGCATGTATTGTCTGATTCTAACCATGACGAGAATAAAACTGTCACTGAGGCAGGAATATATCTTGTAAGTTGTATCCATAAAGCTTTTGAGCTTCTACACAGCTCTTGTTGAATGAAAACTGCTCTTTTTACAGCAAAGAAGTATGATGCCTTCCTTGCTTCTGACTCGCTGATCAAGACTATCCCTAGGATCCTTGGGCCAGGATTGAACAGAGCAGGAAAGTTCCCATCACAGGTCACCCACAACGAGTCTCTGGTGTCCAAGATTGAAGAAACCAAAGCAACCATCAAGTTTCAGTTGAAAAAGGTTGGTAGTACCTTAGTAGTTATtcaaaatttgtcaaaattGATCAGATGGCATAGATCCACAACTTAATTAGTTAATTTTCTTACATGTCATTCACAAACTtcgaaatatttttaaaatgttaccaGTGAGTGAAACAAAAATTTGTATCTACTTGTAGGTGTTGTGTCTGGCTGTTTGCATTGGACATGTGGAGATGGGTGCTGATGAACTATATTCCAACATCTCTCTCTCAATCAACTTCTTAGTGTCTTTGCTGAAGAAAAACTGGCAGAATGTCCGTGCTCTCTACATCAAGGGATCCATGACGCCTGCCCAGAGAATTTACTAAGATTGTTGTCCTAATAAAGTTCATTCTGTGATGGCATATTTGGTTCGAGAGATTCTGTCATAAGAGCAGAAACGAATATTTGCTAATGAATACTTactaacaaatattcaaatagtAAGATAGTAATCGAATATTTGATTATCTACTACCCTTGCGATATCCCTTGTCGCGCATTATTACGTTGttattcacatgtgaaaatcattTTACTATCTTTTTACTCATCAATTTAGCAAAAGTAATATATCGGATAAATATCAGTAAAAGCGTTTAAAAGAAATAACGTATATTGGAAATATGATAAAGATGGAAATAATTAGGTACCAGATGCATGTTCAatcataaaatgatttaattcaTGGAAAATCGGGCGACTGAAGCATGGTTGTTTACAATCGCAACACAATGGTTGACTCATTTTTGCTACAATTTTCTGCTGGCCGGTTATCGagaaaatataagtaaaattgtcaaaaataaaatatcaaaaggttaaaatatatttaaatattattcatGTGCAAAAAATGGTCATTAagtgtaacaagagatcccagagggatcttagcgcccaccaaagaatgatctatatctgacaaaggaaagatcttttctctacttttcaaactttttcaaacatactacatataaaatttgagacggatcgcttcagtaccttttgagaaatagcggtaacaaactatcaaaatccaagatgactccttggcggccattttgttgatcaatcggtcccaaatcacaatatgcacaactagggccctaggggaacctacatgtgaaatttgagaaagatccattcaatactatctgagaaatagcgataacaaacttcgaatataaaaatccaagatggctgcctggtagcaattttgttgaccgatcggtcccaaatcgcactatgcacaactagggccctaggggaaactacatatgaattttgagacggatcccttaagtactttctgagaaatagcgataacaaaatccaagatggctgcctgacgaccattttgttaaccgatcggtcccaaaatgcaatatgcacaactaggtccctaggggaacctacatatgaaatttgagacagatcccttcagtactatctgagaaatagccataacaaactttaactatcgaaatcaatgatggcggctatcttgttcaccgattggtccaaaaatgcaatatgcacaacaagggccctagaggaacctacatattaaatttgagaaagatcccttcagcactttgagaaatggggatatcaaaccttaactatcaaaatccaagatggcggccatcttgtttttacTATCAGCCTCAAAGTCTGTATGGCACacctagggaccaagggtatcctccatgtgaagtttgaacaaaatcccttcagtagttctcaagaaatatcgataaaaaacttcaactgccaaaatcaaagctggcggccatcttgtttttccgatcagcctcaaaatctgtatggcacaactagggaccaagggtaacctccatgtgaagtttgaacaaaatcccttcagtagttctcaagaaatatcgataacaaacttcaactgccaaaagtAAAGGACAAAGCCCATATTTCGGTGCAGTAATGAGCGGGAAATTTGAATGAGTACGGAGAGTTAGAGAGTTAAAAAGATCTTTGACATTAGGGTTTGAATACTATTCGTTTCAGCTCTAGTTATAATCGGGAAAGTTTGTCTGGTATATTCTGGTTAAATATCTATCCCACTCAAGGACTGACGTAAGAAGTAATATTAGTATCATCCAAAACAATCCAAGATGAAGGAccttgaaatgaaatattttttacgaGTCCTTGGGCTACATCGATAAATGAAATGGAATAGTCTCGTGACATCAGCTTTTCACTATGATCAGTATAAAGTGTGTTAAGAAATCTCATGATTTACTTCAGAGAGCTTcaaaattagataaaaaatCACTATTCAAATAGGTGTATGCATGAGTAATGAGAGCATACTTTTTAAACAGCATCCAATGTGTTTCCATTTCTGAACACTCAAATAACTATTTCTTACCAACTGATTTTGTATTCTTATAAAGTTGTTTATAAATCTAAGTAATATATGTGCTGTTCATTTTAGCTCCAACGGAAGTGATTTACAATGATTGTCGGTAAGAGTGATCGAAAACTTTCAAAACCAAGAACTATATTCCTAATTATTTATCCCCTGCTGGAGTGTGTTCAATGTTCCCCGTCTTGTCAGGACTCGGTTTCCAGATATTTTACATAACTTTATAACAAATCAGTGGATTTTGAtaaaacttcacacaatggaaACACACGAGAAAATAAGCTTGGGATTCattggtttgttttttttgtttgattcattaacagctatggtcatgtaaggacggcctcgcGCAAAACTCAATCTGAGTGACTATGTTGGATATTGCAAAAGCACAAGTAGGGACCAtgggaaaatattttataaagatCCCTTTAGAActtctgataaaaaaaaatgatgacaaaatccaagatggctgcgtATTGGCCATCTTGTTACTGCATATCAGTCCAAAACTGCATTAGGCACATTTATGGACCAATGAAATGTCCCTTCTGGCTCCTGgacttttgagaaatagtgataacaagaattatttacttgaaaaaaaaattattgatgaTGTACAACACTATTGACAAAAAGCTATTTGACGATAATGGACTAAAAtcttggctctgaaccccctgggcaggaggggcggtgcCCAATAAGGCAAacaaaaatgtctgtttatctgtaaataggttcccctaggaccctggttgtgcatattgcattttgggaccgatcagtaaATAAAATGGccgaccagcggccatctttgattttgatcgcggtagtatgtttgaaagtttgaaaagcagagaaaagatccctctttccattgtcagacatagatcattctttggtgggcgccaagatttctctgggatctcttgttttgcCAATGTACTCTAAACAGACATTTGTTTTTGGCCTAAGGAAATTGGagaaaaatcctttaaatcgctactagtcagagAGTTCTGCTGGTATTGTAACCaattttggccagaaacatccttgtgggaaggggaTCAAGACTATGAATTCTGGCTGTGACTCTAGGGAGCAGGATGGTTGGAGCCTGATAGGGAAATTGCaggcaaatcctttaaattgctaaaTTAATAGTCCGAGTTCAGcatggaatttaaaaaaatatatccttGGGTAGGGGGacagagtttgtataattttcagACACCGTTTCgaacattacaaaccaggtgagcaatacaggccctttgggccttttttttgacaaattatTATTTAGCTTTCTCCATACATTGACTTCTCTtaagagaaaacaaaacaagaatAAACATAACATGCTTATTTATTCTTTATCACATATGAGAAACATTACCATACTTATGATGTATATCAAAAACTGACTTATTACTAAAAATTTAGtaaaataacttaaataaaCTGGATGGCTACAAATCTAGTCCATGAGGTTTATAAGAAAGAGACAATACCCTGCAGCTATAATCAGTTTGTCTATACTTGGCTTCATTATATCATTGATATCCATTAGTAAATCGCACATGTTATTAAAGTAAGTATCAAAATACCTTTTTACCACATTTTAGCTTCATGATTGACAGGTAAATTCAACTTGATAATATCTTGCAATGCTATTTTTCGAAAACTATTTTCAACATTCCAAGTGGCAACATTTCTTCTTCATGGAtcattgttatatatcatacaacTTGTACATTTAAATGACTTGAATAATTTTCGTTATAGTCAGATTAAGGTCTGTTATAGCTTGTGATGACTGGAAGGTATCTTTGaaattccaggggttactatcactcatAATATCCACCTGCAATATTTCATAGTATAACTGGAGGCTCTCTGTGCGAACACTTACAAAAATTTAGTTTAATGTACATGTGCATCAAAAGGATTTACTAAataataacggtacactgtagtCGACTGTACATATTTGCTTTGAGCGTCACTGtcatcttcaaaggaagtctctgaaaatctgtgattggtcatttttCAATGAAAAGAACTTTTGCTAAGAAGTATTCCAGTgttgatataacgacagtgattgtaacccctgaaGTAAGTTCCTATGAGAAGACACAGTAATATTTTGCTAGAAAACTAAGTCTCTTCTTATTTTTATGTTCTACAAGAACTAATATAGGTatccggcctactatacctttcagCAACAATATCTGCCAAaagtctttagagctacaattgatACAGGACATAACTAATGGAATATTCAAACTGAATTATGGAAACAAATATTGatctggtatttatcaaatattccaTGAATAGTAATGAACAAGTCAAAGATGGTGATCAAAGATGAACTTGATTTTGTACATGTCATAACAACATGTACAACCAGCATACATTTATATACCAGCATATTTAGTTTTGAATAGTAATTTTAAAGAATCCTCACACAAAAGTATAGCTGATGAgtaagtttgaaaaaaaaacatacatgttttatttgacATGCATAGAAGAAACAATTTGAAATGTTGACTCGTGATATACATGGTAAGGACTACCAACTGGTACTACTACTAAccatacaattacatgtacgATATTCAACTGTAaaccatgattttttttcattcaatcTCGCATAAACCAACTAAGGGGACAAgtttattttaccaataaatgaataaatcaGATAATATCATAAATGATTTTAGCGATATTCTAGTTTACAAAATAGTTATAAACagcaatttcaataaattgaaCAGTACTCATCAAAATTTACTCCACATTCAAGTGTTTATCTATTTACTGCAGGTACATACAGGAATAACTCAAAGTATGTGAGCAATGGAGAGAACAGATGTTCATGATTTAGGTTATTGCAAATATTGTAATTGTCTAACATGCATATTGCACACATAGAATCTATCTTGGCATAAAtacacatgaaaaaataaattgcacaTCACAATAGATATATGGTACAATTAAAAAATTTGCCCTATAATTTAACTTATAGCcctatttttta
The nucleotide sequence above comes from Argopecten irradians isolate NY chromosome 1, Ai_NY, whole genome shotgun sequence. Encoded proteins:
- the LOC138324006 gene encoding large ribosomal subunit protein uL1-like, yielding MSKISRDNLYEAINAVLTASQEKKRKFTQSVELQIVLKNYDPQKDKRFSGTVKLRHIPRPKMRVCVLGDQVHCDQANANKIPCMDADSLKKLNKDKKLVKKLAKKYDAFLASDSLIKTIPRILGPGLNRAGKFPSQVTHNESLVSKIEETKATIKFQLKKVLCLAVCIGHVEMGADELYSNISLSINFLVSLLKKNWQNVRALYIKGSMTPAQRIY